Below is a genomic region from Pseudostreptobacillus hongkongensis.
TTGCGTTATATGCAGTTAAATTAAAAGCAGGAGATAGTGCAGGTGTATGTGGATGTGGACCTATAGGAATATTAATAATAGAAGCGTTAAGAGCTGCAGGTTCTACTAAAATATATGCAGTCGAATTATCACCAGAGCGTCAAGCAAAAGCTAAAGAATTAGGAGCAAGTGTATTTGATCCTTCAAAAGATGATGCAGTTACATACATTAAAGAACAAACAAATGGAGGAGCAGATGTTTCTTATGAAGTAACAAGAGTACCTAAAGATTTACAACAATCTATAGAAGGTGTTAAAATCGATGAAGAATGTATGGT
It encodes:
- a CDS encoding zinc-binding dehydrogenase, translated to VTVEPILAKNGLEGQYNLDPNLGFVGLASNGGFAEFCVVDGGLVHKLPDNVDYEQGALTEPAAVALYAVKLKAGDSAGVCGCGPIGILIIEALRAAGSTKIYAVELSPERQAKAKELGASVFDPSKDDAVTYIKEQTNGGADVSYEVTRVPKDLQQSIEGVKIDEECMV